A DNA window from Thiothrix subterranea contains the following coding sequences:
- a CDS encoding cytochrome b produces MQIGNSEKTYGVVSIALHWVMAVVLIGMYFIGDYMVELEYYDALYHTLPKWHKAVGVILGGLLLMRLAWVYAQPRPLPASGHAPKLTHLLGKLGHLALYGLLTIMLISGYLISTAKGHGINVFDWFEVPALLPQSKERDELAGDIHEIAGILFILLVGVHALAAFIHHFYWKDNTLTRMLGKG; encoded by the coding sequence ATGCAGATTGGAAATTCGGAAAAGACGTATGGCGTGGTGTCGATTGCGTTGCACTGGGTTATGGCAGTGGTGCTGATCGGCATGTATTTCATCGGCGACTACATGGTGGAACTGGAGTATTACGACGCGCTGTATCACACACTACCAAAATGGCACAAGGCAGTGGGCGTGATCTTGGGTGGTTTGTTGCTGATGCGGTTGGCATGGGTGTATGCCCAACCGCGCCCGCTTCCTGCAAGCGGTCATGCACCAAAACTCACCCATCTGTTAGGTAAACTGGGACACCTTGCACTGTACGGCTTGCTGACCATTATGCTAATCAGCGGCTATTTGATTTCGACGGCAAAAGGGCATGGCATTAACGTGTTTGATTGGTTTGAAGTGCCTGCCCTGTTGCCGCAAAGCAAGGAACGCGACGAACTGGCAGGCGATATTCACGAAATTGCCGGAATCTTGTTTATTTTACTGGTCGGCGTACACGCGCTGGCTGCTTTCATCCACCATTTTTATTGGAAAGACAACACCTTGACCCGTATGTTAGGCAAGGGTTAA
- a CDS encoding pirin family protein, with translation MELIRADSRGAFTNDWLDSRHSFSFSEYYDPQRMSFSSLRVINEDWVAAKGGFPMHGHRDMEIVTYVMKGALSHKDSLGNGSTIRPGDVQRMSAGRGILHSEFNHSETAAVHLLQIWLLPTFTGIQPGYAQEHFPLEQRRGKLQLLVSADGHDGSLTMNTDANLYASILAAGEQVTYLRSENRAVYVHVARGNLQVNGMVLQAGDALQIREETQLLFSTPDSAEFLVFDLP, from the coding sequence ATGGAACTCATTCGTGCCGATTCACGCGGGGCATTCACCAACGACTGGTTGGACAGCCGACACAGCTTTTCGTTTAGCGAGTATTACGATCCCCAGCGCATGTCTTTTTCATCGCTACGGGTCATTAATGAAGATTGGGTAGCGGCGAAAGGCGGCTTCCCGATGCACGGGCATCGTGATATGGAAATCGTCACTTATGTGATGAAAGGCGCGTTGTCGCACAAAGATAGCCTCGGCAATGGCAGCACGATTCGCCCCGGCGATGTACAGCGCATGAGTGCAGGGCGCGGGATTTTGCATTCGGAATTTAATCATTCGGAAACCGCAGCGGTGCATTTGCTGCAAATCTGGTTATTGCCCACGTTTACGGGAATTCAACCAGGGTATGCGCAGGAGCATTTTCCGCTGGAACAACGGCGCGGCAAGCTGCAATTGCTGGTATCGGCGGATGGGCATGATGGCTCGTTAACCATGAATACCGATGCCAATTTATACGCCAGCATCTTGGCAGCAGGTGAGCAAGTCACGTATCTACGCTCGGAAAATCGTGCGGTGTATGTGCATGTCGCTCGTGGTAACTTGCAGGTAAACGGGATGGTGTTGCAGGCGGGTGATGCACTGCAAATTCGTGAGGAAACGCAATTGCTGTTTAGTACACCCGATTCAGCGGAATTTTTGGTGTTCGATTTGCCGTAG
- a CDS encoding LysR family transcriptional regulator — translation MSRLDYMANFVAVVDTGSITAAADKLELTVAAVSKRLKMLETELGVRLLTRNTRQLSLTEAGHYYYQHCREIQEEVNRVDQHLLAMQGKLSGELRINMPMTYGKVRLTKLLIRFLQQHPDIHLTAHLDDAYTDAASGDYDVVIRIGVLDDSRLVARKLENAYLLPVAAPAYLQQHGTPQTPAELAKHQCLHYTNVSHREGWTLYNQAGHASNVQIRGQLCANNGEVLKQAAIAGMGVVLLPDFELQEALAKGELVRILPDYAAQTVSVYAVYPSRQFLPEKTRALVDFLIGALQIA, via the coding sequence ATGAGTCGCTTGGATTACATGGCTAATTTTGTTGCTGTCGTCGACACTGGCAGCATTACCGCTGCGGCGGACAAGCTGGAACTGACTGTTGCTGCGGTGAGTAAGCGTTTGAAAATGCTTGAAACCGAGTTGGGAGTACGCTTGCTGACCCGCAATACCCGCCAACTGTCTTTGACCGAAGCAGGGCATTATTACTACCAGCATTGCCGCGAAATTCAGGAGGAAGTAAACCGAGTGGATCAACATTTGCTGGCAATGCAGGGCAAACTCAGTGGCGAGTTACGCATCAATATGCCGATGACTTATGGCAAAGTACGCCTCACCAAACTGCTGATCCGATTTTTGCAGCAACACCCCGATATTCACCTGACCGCGCATTTGGACGATGCTTATACCGATGCGGCGAGTGGTGATTACGATGTGGTCATCCGTATCGGCGTGCTAGACGATTCGCGTCTGGTGGCTCGTAAGCTGGAAAATGCTTACTTGCTGCCCGTCGCCGCGCCTGCCTATTTGCAACAACACGGTACACCGCAAACGCCCGCCGAGTTAGCCAAACACCAATGTCTGCATTACACCAATGTTAGTCACCGCGAAGGTTGGACGCTTTATAATCAAGCCGGACACGCCAGCAATGTGCAAATACGCGGGCAATTATGCGCCAATAATGGCGAAGTGCTGAAACAAGCCGCGATTGCAGGCATGGGCGTGGTGTTGCTACCGGATTTTGAATTGCAGGAAGCGTTGGCAAAAGGTGAGTTGGTGCGGATTTTGCCGGACTATGCCGCGCAAACCGTATCGGTCTACGCGGTTTATCCCAGTCGGCAGTTTTTGCCCGAAAAGACACGGGCATTGGTCGATTTTTTGATTGGTGCGCTGCAAATAGCTTAA
- a CDS encoding DedA family protein: protein MLHEIIDWIVNTVHGWSYTGIFVMMFLESTFFPFPSEVAMIPAGYLAHQGKMNLWLAIAAGLGGSLAGALFNYWLAFHFGRPFLVRYGKYVMFKEEHLQRMETFFAKHGHVSTFSGRLIPAVRQYISLPAGLARMNIPLFAFYTGLGAGLWVMVLAFLGYVIGDNQALIKENLATLTLATLGFVALVLVTYVVWQKRRAA, encoded by the coding sequence ATGTTGCATGAAATTATTGACTGGATTGTCAATACAGTACACGGCTGGAGCTATACCGGCATTTTTGTGATGATGTTTTTGGAATCAACGTTTTTCCCCTTCCCCAGCGAAGTGGCCATGATTCCCGCTGGCTATCTGGCACACCAAGGCAAAATGAATTTGTGGCTGGCGATTGCAGCAGGTCTAGGCGGCAGCTTAGCCGGTGCATTGTTTAATTATTGGTTAGCCTTCCACTTTGGACGACCGTTTTTGGTGCGCTATGGCAAATACGTGATGTTCAAAGAGGAGCATTTACAACGCATGGAAACGTTCTTTGCAAAACACGGTCATGTTTCAACCTTCAGCGGGCGTTTGATTCCCGCAGTACGTCAATACATTTCATTGCCTGCGGGACTGGCTCGCATGAATATCCCCTTGTTTGCATTTTACACCGGCTTAGGGGCTGGTTTATGGGTCATGGTTTTGGCATTCCTCGGTTATGTGATTGGTGACAATCAGGCATTGATTAAAGAAAACCTAGCAACCTTGACACTGGCAACGCTGGGTTTTGTGGCATTGGTGTTAGTCACTTACGTGGTTTGGCAAAAACGCCGCGCTGCTTAA
- a CDS encoding PhoH family protein produces the protein MSPAHAPHTHVNRLFVLDTNVLMHDPTALFRFQEHDIFLPMVVLEELDHSKKGVSEVARNVRQVSRFMDDLISAAGADAIHSGVPFSSNPMFGNGKAPSGKLLFQTEALNYPAPTGLPGDSPDNTILTVALSLRDKYPERDVILVSKDINLRIKATIVGLKAEDYFNDQVLDDADLLPTGFHELPADFWEAHNKEMESWKEHGHTFYKLFGPLTQEWLPGHFLALPGDQPFQAIVRKKTLDHVIIETIRDFTEPRHAVWGITARNREQNFALNLLMDPDIDFVTLLGAAGTGKTLLTLAAGLAQLLDEQLYKEIIMTRVTVPVGEDIGFLPGTEEEKMAPWMGALMDNLEVLTQPSGGSKWGRSATDEFLMSKIKIKSLNFMRGRTFLNRYIIIDEAQNLTPKQMKTLITRAGPGTKVVCLGNIAQIDTPYLTETSSGLTYVVDRFKGWEHGGHVTLQRGERSRLADYASDHL, from the coding sequence TTATTTGTCCTCGACACTAACGTGCTGATGCACGACCCGACTGCCTTATTCCGCTTCCAAGAACATGATATTTTCCTGCCGATGGTGGTATTGGAAGAGCTGGATCACAGCAAAAAAGGCGTGTCAGAAGTGGCGCGTAATGTACGGCAAGTCAGCCGCTTTATGGATGATCTGATTTCCGCCGCCGGAGCCGATGCCATTCATTCTGGTGTGCCGTTCTCCAGCAACCCGATGTTCGGTAATGGCAAAGCGCCCAGCGGCAAACTGCTGTTTCAAACCGAGGCGCTGAATTATCCTGCCCCAACGGGTTTGCCAGGGGATTCGCCCGACAATACTATCCTCACCGTCGCCTTGAGCTTGCGGGATAAATACCCCGAACGTGACGTGATTTTGGTCTCCAAAGACATCAACCTGCGCATTAAAGCCACGATTGTGGGCTTGAAAGCGGAGGATTATTTCAACGACCAAGTGTTGGATGATGCCGACTTGTTGCCCACGGGTTTCCACGAATTGCCCGCCGATTTCTGGGAAGCCCACAACAAGGAAATGGAGTCCTGGAAAGAACACGGGCATACCTTCTACAAATTGTTCGGTCCATTGACCCAAGAATGGCTACCGGGGCATTTCTTAGCCTTACCGGGCGACCAACCGTTTCAAGCGATTGTGCGTAAAAAAACGCTTGATCACGTCATTATTGAAACCATCCGCGATTTCACCGAGCCACGCCACGCCGTTTGGGGGATTACCGCCCGCAACCGCGAGCAAAATTTCGCCCTGAATTTGCTGATGGATCCTGACATTGATTTCGTCACCCTGTTAGGCGCGGCTGGGACGGGTAAAACCTTGCTGACACTCGCCGCTGGTTTGGCGCAATTGCTGGATGAACAACTGTACAAAGAAATCATTATGACCCGTGTCACCGTGCCAGTCGGCGAAGACATCGGCTTTTTACCCGGTACGGAAGAGGAAAAAATGGCACCGTGGATGGGTGCGCTCATGGATAACCTCGAAGTCCTCACCCAACCCAGTGGCGGCAGCAAATGGGGTCGAAGCGCCACCGATGAGTTTCTGATGAGCAAAATCAAGATCAAATCGCTAAATTTTATGCGTGGTCGAACCTTCCTGAATCGGTATATTATTATCGACGAAGCGCAAAACCTCACCCCCAAACAGATGAAAACCCTGATTACCCGCGCAGGGCCGGGAACCAAAGTCGTGTGTTTAGGGAATATTGCGCAGATTGATACACCGTATTTGACCGAAACTTCTTCTGGTTTGACGTATGTGGTGGATCGTTTCAAGGGCTGGGAACATGGCGGACACGTGACACTGCAACGCGGCGAACGTTCGCGCTTGGCAGATTACGCTTCCGACCATTTATAA